One genomic region from Candidatus Acidiferrales bacterium encodes:
- a CDS encoding MgtC/SapB family protein, whose translation MLTLGEMLIRFGAAILLGLLIGLERESIGKEAGVRTDMLVAAGAAIFSIVGLSLPYIVAVGNLSDVVARNSGFLAVIANVVVGIGFLGAGIIVKRGVHVRGVTTAATVWFVAAVGVLCGVGLLGFAAIATGSVVVLLLILRRLNFPLLIERAEEKEKEHT comes from the coding sequence ATGCTTACGTTAGGTGAGATGCTCATTAGATTCGGAGCGGCCATTCTATTAGGTCTCCTCATCGGATTGGAGCGTGAATCGATCGGCAAGGAAGCGGGCGTGCGAACCGACATGCTGGTTGCGGCTGGCGCAGCCATATTTTCCATAGTCGGGCTTTCGCTGCCTTACATAGTAGCTGTAGGCAATCTATCCGACGTGGTAGCCAGAAACAGCGGATTCCTTGCTGTCATCGCGAACGTGGTCGTAGGCATCGGGTTTCTCGGTGCGGGGATAATAGTGAAGCGAGGAGTCCACGTGCGCGGTGTGACGACAGCTGCCACGGTTTGGTTCGTTGCTGCAGTCGGGGTTCTTTGCGGTGTCGGGCTCCTGGGATTTGCTGCAATCGCAACAGGTTCAGTGGTAGTTCTTCTATTGATACTCAGAAGATTGAACTTCCCGCTTTTGATTGAGAGAGCGGAGGAAAAAGAGAAGGAGCACACGTAG
- a CDS encoding YpdA family putative bacillithiol disulfide reductase yields the protein MKYDVVVIGAGPAGLSAAIEAKGKNFSVLVLDKGAIVNSIQNFPTNMTFFSTAELLEIGGIPFVAGSPHPTRVEAVNYYSRTAKFFGIEFRFSSRVISICRSRDDSACFTIEIKNEISSQLNFISADRIIVATGFYDNPNMLNVPGENLPSVSHYYKEPGIHFGEKVIVIGGNNSAVEAALDLHRHDVNVTLIHRREWFGKGVKYWVLPDIENRIKSGVISAYFNSRVAEIKPDKIIIEQDGTRHEIASDFVYVLTGYHPAVNFLREVGIEVDEKTGVPNHDPSTFESNVKGIFVAGSIVAGYDCNKIFIENGREHGKVIARSLMK from the coding sequence ATGAAGTATGATGTGGTTGTCATCGGTGCAGGACCTGCCGGTCTCTCTGCCGCAATCGAAGCGAAGGGGAAAAATTTTTCCGTCCTCGTTCTTGATAAAGGCGCCATTGTTAATTCGATTCAAAATTTCCCGACAAACATGACCTTCTTTTCGACCGCGGAGCTTCTCGAGATTGGTGGAATCCCGTTCGTGGCGGGCTCGCCGCACCCGACACGCGTCGAGGCGGTGAACTACTATTCCCGGACCGCAAAGTTTTTCGGAATCGAATTCCGGTTTAGCTCGAGAGTTATTTCTATTTGCAGATCGCGTGATGACTCTGCTTGCTTCACAATAGAAATCAAAAATGAAATCTCTTCGCAGCTTAATTTTATTTCGGCGGATAGGATTATCGTGGCGACCGGCTTCTACGACAATCCGAATATGTTAAATGTGCCCGGCGAAAATCTTCCCAGCGTCTCACATTATTACAAAGAGCCTGGCATCCACTTCGGCGAAAAAGTTATCGTAATCGGTGGGAATAATAGCGCGGTGGAGGCAGCTTTGGACCTGCATAGGCATGACGTCAATGTTACGTTGATTCATCGCAGAGAATGGTTCGGCAAGGGTGTGAAGTATTGGGTCTTGCCGGATATCGAGAACCGAATAAAAAGTGGCGTGATCTCAGCGTATTTCAACTCTCGAGTGGCGGAAATAAAGCCTGATAAAATCATTATCGAGCAGGATGGAACGCGGCATGAAATCGCGAGTGATTTCGTGTATGTGTTGACTGGTTATCATCCGGCGGTGAATTTCCTCAGAGAGGTTGGAATTGAAGTGGATGAAAAGACGGGTGTTCCGAATCATGATCCATCCACTTTCGAGTCGAACGTAAAAGGGATCTTCGTCGCAGGCTCGATAGTGGCAGGTTATGATTGCAATAAAATCTTCATTGAGAACGGCAGGGAACACGGAAAAGTGATAGCCAGGAGCTTGATGAAATGA
- the rlmN gene encoding 23S rRNA (adenine(2503)-C(2))-methyltransferase RlmN has protein sequence MTNFSGTTPCDLRKTNLFGKTEKELEEFFTGIGEPPYRGRQIFGWLYKKQVESFDRITDFTKSLRSKLSEIAEIKYPEIIGAEESGLDGTTKFLLRLADGGKVETVLIPKEKSPDDQGAPRQTICVSTQVGCALDCTFCATGSMKFMRNLTVGEIISQVVIGQRHTKKRITNVVFMGMGEPLLNHEAVLNAIRVLTDDRSMNIRAKGITVSTAGVVDKIPLLAAEPIKFRLAISLHSLVDEVRTFLMPINKKYKLERLLSAAKEFARARRDRITFEYILFDGLNDTDTDAERLIKLSRDIPLKVNLLRYHPLDHLSRLGLKVDPLSLKLRPSGRIEEFANRLRENGITAFVRSNAGEDINGACGQLAAKNIRSHKAA, from the coding sequence ATGACTAATTTTTCAGGAACAACTCCCTGCGATCTAAGAAAGACAAATCTATTCGGTAAGACTGAAAAAGAGCTCGAAGAATTCTTCACGGGAATTGGCGAGCCGCCATATCGCGGCAGGCAGATTTTTGGCTGGCTTTATAAGAAACAGGTTGAAAGTTTCGACCGGATAACGGATTTTACGAAATCGCTTCGTTCAAAGCTGTCGGAAATCGCCGAAATAAAATATCCGGAGATCATCGGTGCCGAAGAATCCGGACTTGATGGTACAACGAAATTTCTTTTGCGTCTAGCGGATGGAGGTAAAGTTGAGACTGTATTGATTCCGAAGGAAAAATCCCCGGACGACCAGGGTGCCCCCAGACAGACCATTTGTGTTTCAACTCAAGTCGGCTGTGCACTTGATTGTACGTTCTGCGCAACGGGCTCGATGAAGTTCATGAGGAATCTTACTGTCGGCGAAATTATATCGCAGGTGGTCATCGGCCAGCGGCACACGAAAAAGCGAATTACAAATGTTGTTTTCATGGGGATGGGCGAACCGTTGTTGAACCATGAAGCCGTACTGAACGCGATAAGGGTTTTGACCGACGATAGGTCTATGAACATCAGGGCAAAGGGAATCACCGTTTCGACGGCGGGAGTTGTGGACAAAATTCCATTGCTGGCGGCCGAACCGATAAAATTCCGGCTTGCGATTTCACTCCATAGCCTGGTCGACGAGGTCAGAACCTTCTTGATGCCGATAAACAAAAAGTATAAACTCGAGAGACTTCTTTCCGCCGCAAAGGAATTTGCCCGCGCCAGACGCGACAGGATTACTTTTGAATACATACTCTTTGACGGGCTGAACGACACCGATACAGATGCGGAAAGGCTCATCAAACTTTCGCGGGACATTCCGCTGAAGGTAAATCTTCTGCGTTACCATCCGCTCGACCACCTGAGCAGGCTGGGCTTGAAGGTTGATCCCTTATCGCTTAAACTAAGACCAAGCGGTCGTATCGAAGAGTTTGCGAACAGGCTTCGCGAGAACGGGATCACAGCGTTCGTGCGTTCCAACGCCGGCGAAGATATCAACGGCGCGTGCGGTCAGCTCGCTGCGAAGAATATTCGAAGCCACAAAGCGGCTTAG
- a CDS encoding adenylate kinase has protein sequence MRIILFGPPGVGKGTQAKILSKDLKIVHIATGDILREAVSRGTELGKKAKAFMDRGELVPDDVVIGIIHDRLRERDAKNGFILDGFPRTLPQAEALDKVFDKMKIKIDRVMSMEVDKEVLMNRLTSRRVCRNCGSIFNLLVDKLSDSKCTKCGGEIYQRDDDKRETIERRFEVYQNQTRPVKNYYGTKKMLVEVDGIGEIEEVTGRLKLAIG, from the coding sequence ATGAGGATTATTTTGTTCGGACCCCCGGGAGTCGGGAAAGGAACACAGGCAAAAATTCTTTCCAAAGATTTGAAGATCGTCCATATCGCGACCGGGGACATACTTCGAGAAGCTGTTTCCCGCGGCACCGAACTCGGCAAGAAAGCAAAGGCTTTCATGGATCGGGGCGAACTCGTACCGGACGACGTCGTCATCGGGATCATCCACGACAGATTGAGAGAACGCGACGCGAAGAACGGCTTCATACTGGACGGCTTTCCACGGACGCTTCCGCAGGCGGAAGCGCTGGACAAGGTTTTTGATAAAATGAAAATTAAAATCGACAGGGTGATGAGCATGGAAGTCGATAAGGAAGTCCTGATGAACCGCCTGACTTCCCGAAGAGTCTGCAGAAATTGCGGATCGATTTTCAACCTCCTTGTCGATAAACTCAGTGATTCGAAGTGCACGAAATGCGGAGGGGAAATATATCAGCGCGACGACGATAAGCGTGAGACAATCGAAAGACGATTTGAGGTTTATCAAAACCAAACAAGACCCGTTAAAAATTATTATGGCACAAAGAAAATGCTTGTTGAAGTCGACGGCATTGGCGAAATTGAAGAAGTTACGGGTCGCCTCAAACTGGCGATAGGTTGA
- a CDS encoding DUF6588 family protein gives MCKAILSVLFVISGLANAQDLGGNLAKVWRPYGQAYVTPVVNAVGMDMNSGLFHTAKVGGILPFGLSFYVGVQVGGALVPSSDKSFSMGFDDSVYIPLLGMVPSHDTVINAPTIFGSKNAGTIQETYTDPVLHTRVTHSDPTIGGLINTSIALLPIPQVGLGSLFGTDVLVRYLPSMKLASYGKVQLFGFGLRHNVSQYIPLIPIDIAVQLGFQNFSIKDTAGNNLFKLSTFAANVEVSKTLAILTVYGGLQFENSKVNLNYTFTPPGQTAETIPISFSVTGKNKFRALIGLNLGLLPFNINVDYSVGAVSAVTAGLGIAI, from the coding sequence ATGTGTAAGGCAATTTTATCGGTATTGTTTGTGATTTCAGGGCTTGCTAATGCACAGGATTTAGGCGGCAATCTCGCAAAAGTGTGGCGGCCTTATGGACAGGCGTACGTAACTCCTGTGGTCAATGCGGTCGGGATGGATATGAATTCCGGCCTTTTTCATACGGCAAAGGTCGGCGGGATTCTCCCGTTCGGGCTGAGCTTTTATGTCGGAGTACAGGTCGGCGGTGCTTTGGTGCCAAGCTCGGACAAGTCGTTTAGTATGGGCTTCGATGACTCGGTTTATATCCCGCTACTAGGAATGGTTCCAAGCCATGATACGGTAATAAACGCTCCGACCATCTTTGGAAGCAAAAATGCAGGGACAATTCAAGAAACCTATACTGACCCGGTTCTCCATACCAGGGTCACTCACAGCGATCCGACTATTGGTGGGCTGATCAACACAAGTATTGCTTTGCTGCCGATACCTCAGGTCGGTCTGGGAAGTCTTTTCGGGACGGACGTACTGGTCAGGTATCTTCCCTCAATGAAACTCGCGAGTTACGGCAAGGTGCAGTTGTTCGGGTTCGGATTGAGACACAATGTCAGTCAGTACATACCTTTGATTCCGATCGACATAGCGGTGCAGCTTGGTTTCCAGAACTTCTCGATAAAGGACACGGCAGGGAATAACTTATTTAAACTTTCCACATTTGCTGCAAATGTAGAAGTGAGCAAGACACTGGCGATTCTCACCGTCTACGGCGGACTTCAGTTTGAGAATTCGAAAGTCAATTTGAATTACACTTTCACTCCTCCCGGCCAGACCGCGGAGACGATCCCGATCTCATTTTCGGTGACCGGCAAAAATAAATTCAGAGCACTCATCGGTTTGAACTTAGGTCTCCTGCCTTTCAACATAAATGTGGATTACAGTGTCGGTGCAGTGAGCGCCGTGACGGCAGGACTGGGAATAGCTATTTAA
- a CDS encoding S8 family serine peptidase, whose translation MFRRLQLGKMGRGVFVIPFLLIVAMAYNHNVYARAKASNAAINRRGSGIYPEKLALPGVVVVKLKPGVVASIQELLKVPELEGKILREANPQSVQSLARAPRIRLEKSSEPLSNIYFLNYSGTVTPAMVAQSLLKNPDIIYAEPHYIYKVTKTEVTPNDSLRSQQYALTNIQAYQAWNITQGDPTVSIAIVDIGVNWMHPDLYGNIWHNLNWQSDTSADSIGWDFGGNNGFGDSNPAEDFPPPSEHGTHVAGIAAAVTNNHIGIAGTAPKCKIMAVKTSRADMTDPSSGDPYIIYGFEGIIYAADKGARVINCSWGGVGYVQYEQDVINQATQEGALVVVAAGNDHSDEFETPAYYDNVLSVAATDENDNATYFTNYSYNVSVSAPGLDIISTWGTNSYQLESGTSMASPCAAGVAALVVSQHPEYTPQQVMEQVRVSADNIDAINSTYVHLLGFGRVNAYRALTVTSPGVLFSDIMLSDSAGGNNDGTLSDGETIQVFGTLTDWLAPTSNLQVTLTTSDPYVTIVNGSATIGALATKGTYDLRNSPLSFKIKNGVPTGHVAQFLVLINDGSYSDYKGFTALFDPTFNQLTVNNIATTITARGNIGFNDFPNDAEGVGFIYLPDSDSLLFEGAFMAGTSATKEVDVARDSSGQVESADFNPDGMVEVKTPGVTADQEATTAFNDSGAASNRVGIDVSLHTYSYKRDSTGNFIILEYTIHNLKSAAINNFYAGLFLDWDIGLEGANNIVKYDGNYQLGYAYNMDGTPKTYTGCALIDGASPTFTAIDNADQNTGTYVGFNKARKWDALSGQTGITSVGPADISMVVSGGPVSIQPNSNAKLVFALVAGEGLQDLRKAVNVARELYGIPANVTPTPAVPKFTRLNQNYPNPFNPTTNITFDLSADSRVTVDVYNVIGEKVATLTDHDYQAGYNHALTFSANSLASGIYFVRLTAVSRAQTYVQTRKMVVLK comes from the coding sequence TTGTTTAGAAGATTGCAGTTAGGAAAAATGGGCAGAGGAGTCTTTGTTATTCCTTTCCTCTTAATCGTGGCGATGGCATACAACCATAACGTCTATGCAAGAGCAAAGGCAAGCAATGCAGCGATCAATCGACGGGGGAGCGGCATTTATCCTGAAAAATTAGCTTTGCCGGGAGTGGTTGTCGTCAAATTGAAACCGGGAGTTGTGGCAAGCATCCAGGAATTACTGAAGGTCCCGGAGCTCGAGGGGAAAATATTGAGAGAAGCCAATCCGCAATCCGTGCAATCGCTGGCAAGAGCACCTAGGATAAGATTGGAAAAATCCTCCGAGCCGTTGAGCAACATTTATTTTCTAAATTACTCAGGCACAGTCACACCCGCTATGGTGGCACAATCGCTGTTGAAGAATCCCGATATCATTTACGCCGAGCCGCATTATATTTATAAAGTTACAAAGACTGAAGTCACACCGAATGATTCGCTGCGTTCGCAGCAGTATGCCCTGACCAATATTCAGGCCTACCAAGCGTGGAATATTACGCAGGGCGATCCAACAGTATCGATCGCCATTGTGGATATCGGCGTCAACTGGATGCATCCTGATTTGTATGGAAATATCTGGCATAACCTCAACTGGCAGAGCGATACGTCCGCCGACTCCATCGGTTGGGATTTCGGCGGCAACAACGGGTTTGGTGACAGCAATCCTGCCGAGGATTTCCCTCCGCCCAGCGAACATGGCACACACGTAGCGGGGATAGCCGCCGCCGTCACAAACAACCACATAGGAATTGCAGGCACGGCACCGAAATGCAAAATAATGGCAGTCAAAACATCTCGTGCCGACATGACTGATCCGTCGTCAGGAGATCCATACATAATCTACGGCTTTGAAGGAATAATTTATGCGGCCGACAAGGGGGCCCGGGTGATCAACTGCAGCTGGGGCGGAGTCGGTTATGTGCAATATGAACAAGATGTAATCAATCAAGCCACTCAGGAGGGTGCGCTTGTCGTTGTCGCCGCTGGCAACGACCACTCGGATGAATTCGAGACTCCTGCATATTATGACAATGTTTTGTCCGTTGCGGCAACAGATGAGAACGACAACGCCACCTACTTCACTAATTACAGTTATAATGTTTCCGTGTCAGCCCCGGGACTCGATATCATCTCAACCTGGGGGACAAACTCATACCAGTTGGAAAGCGGAACGTCGATGGCATCTCCGTGTGCCGCAGGCGTGGCGGCACTTGTCGTGAGCCAGCACCCTGAGTACACGCCGCAGCAGGTCATGGAACAGGTACGCGTCAGTGCAGATAACATAGACGCCATCAATTCTACTTATGTTCATCTTTTGGGTTTTGGAAGGGTTAATGCTTATCGGGCATTGACTGTGACTTCGCCGGGCGTCTTATTCAGCGACATCATGCTCAGTGATTCTGCAGGAGGCAATAACGATGGAACTTTGTCCGATGGAGAAACAATTCAGGTCTTTGGAACTCTCACCGATTGGCTTGCCCCGACATCAAATCTGCAGGTGACCTTGACGACCAGCGATCCTTACGTCACAATCGTTAATGGAAGTGCAACGATCGGTGCGCTCGCGACTAAGGGGACTTATGATTTGAGAAACAGCCCATTGAGCTTCAAGATAAAGAACGGCGTGCCCACCGGTCACGTTGCTCAATTCTTGGTACTTATAAATGATGGCAGCTATAGCGACTACAAAGGATTCACGGCATTGTTTGATCCGACGTTTAACCAGCTAACCGTTAACAATATTGCGACAACAATTACTGCTCGCGGAAATATCGGTTTCAATGATTTCCCGAACGATGCTGAAGGCGTTGGATTCATTTATCTGCCGGACAGTGACAGCCTCCTGTTTGAAGGTGCGTTCATGGCCGGCACGTCGGCCACAAAGGAGGTGGATGTTGCTCGCGATTCCTCCGGCCAGGTAGAGTCTGCGGACTTCAATCCGGATGGAATGGTCGAAGTAAAAACACCGGGAGTTACGGCTGATCAGGAAGCCACGACGGCTTTTAACGACAGCGGTGCCGCTTCCAATCGAGTTGGTATAGATGTTTCATTGCATACTTATTCATATAAAAGAGATTCTACAGGAAACTTCATAATCCTGGAATACACTATTCATAATCTGAAATCGGCCGCGATCAATAATTTTTATGCCGGGCTATTTCTCGACTGGGATATAGGACTTGAAGGAGCAAACAACATTGTTAAGTACGATGGAAATTATCAGCTCGGATACGCATATAACATGGATGGCACTCCCAAAACTTACACCGGGTGTGCTCTGATTGACGGAGCGAGTCCGACGTTCACAGCGATCGATAATGCAGATCAGAACACGGGCACTTATGTAGGTTTCAACAAAGCGAGAAAGTGGGATGCACTTTCAGGTCAGACGGGAATCACCTCCGTCGGGCCGGCAGATATTTCCATGGTCGTCTCGGGCGGCCCTGTATCCATACAGCCGAACTCGAATGCGAAATTGGTTTTTGCCCTTGTCGCGGGTGAAGGCTTGCAAGATCTCAGGAAAGCGGTCAATGTCGCGAGAGAACTATATGGGATTCCAGCCAATGTCACTCCAACGCCCGCTGTTCCGAAGTTCACCAGATTGAATCAAAATTATCCTAATCCGTTTAATCCCACGACGAACATTACATTTGATCTTTCCGCTGATTCGAGAGTCACGGTGGACGTTTATAACGTCATCGGCGAGAAAGTTGCAACGTTGACTGACCATGATTATCAAGCAGGATATAATCACGCATTGACATTTTCCGCAAACAGTTTGGCAAGCGGAATTTATTTCGTTCGACTCACCGCGGTGTCGAGAGCGCAAACATACGTCCAGACAAGAAAAATGGTGGTGCTGAAGTAA
- a CDS encoding O-acetylhomoserine aminocarboxypropyltransferase/cysteine synthase, with protein sequence MSTNGKERRYRFETLQLHAGQKPDPTTNARAVPIYQTTSYVFNDTGHAAALFALKQFGNIYTRIMNPTTDVFEQRMAALEGGAGALATSSGQAAQFLTISTIAQAGENIVSTSNLYGGTYNQFKVTFPRLGIDVKFAEGDEVSAFEKLIDKKTKALYIETIGNPKLNIPDFEALAKLAHSKGIPLIVDNTFGAGGYICRPIDFGADIVVHSATKWIGGHGTSIGGVIVDSGKFDWGNGNFPIFTEPSPGYHGLKFYEVFGPSSPFGNIAFIIRARVEGLRDLGPALSPFNSFLFTQGLETLSLRVERHNENALKLAKHLKSHPLVDWIIYPGLEEHPDHGRAKKYFRNGLFGSIIVFGIKGGLEAGRKFINSLKLTSHLANVGDAKTLAIHPATTTHQQLSEQEQLLSGVTPDLVRVSVGIEHIDDIVFDFDEALDAVKQAIHA encoded by the coding sequence ATGAGCACCAACGGCAAGGAGAGGAGATATCGTTTTGAGACCCTGCAGCTACATGCAGGTCAGAAACCGGATCCGACAACAAATGCGCGCGCGGTTCCGATTTACCAGACAACGTCATATGTCTTTAATGACACAGGACACGCGGCCGCCCTTTTTGCGCTTAAGCAATTCGGGAATATCTATACGCGAATCATGAATCCGACGACGGATGTCTTCGAGCAGCGTATGGCAGCGTTAGAAGGAGGTGCTGGCGCACTGGCCACGAGCAGCGGACAGGCGGCTCAGTTTCTCACCATATCCACGATAGCACAGGCCGGTGAGAATATTGTTTCGACATCGAATTTATACGGCGGAACTTACAACCAATTTAAAGTTACCTTCCCGCGGCTCGGAATCGATGTGAAGTTCGCTGAAGGAGATGAGGTCTCGGCGTTTGAAAAGTTGATCGACAAAAAGACGAAGGCACTTTATATCGAGACCATCGGGAATCCCAAGTTGAATATCCCCGATTTCGAGGCGCTCGCAAAATTGGCGCATTCGAAGGGGATCCCGTTGATTGTGGACAACACTTTCGGTGCAGGCGGATATATTTGCCGGCCGATTGATTTCGGCGCAGATATCGTGGTACACTCGGCAACGAAGTGGATCGGCGGACACGGCACATCGATCGGCGGAGTTATCGTGGACTCGGGAAAATTCGACTGGGGAAACGGAAACTTCCCGATATTTACCGAGCCAAGTCCGGGTTATCACGGGTTGAAATTTTATGAAGTATTCGGCCCATCGTCGCCGTTTGGAAATATCGCGTTCATCATTCGGGCGAGAGTAGAAGGGCTTCGTGACCTTGGCCCGGCCCTCAGTCCATTCAATTCCTTCCTGTTCACGCAAGGACTTGAGACTCTCTCGCTGCGAGTCGAGCGCCATAACGAAAATGCATTGAAGCTCGCGAAACATTTGAAGAGTCATCCATTGGTCGATTGGATAATTTATCCCGGGCTTGAAGAACATCCGGACCACGGGCGCGCAAAGAAGTATTTCAGGAACGGACTCTTCGGATCAATCATAGTCTTCGGAATCAAAGGCGGATTGGAAGCAGGAAGAAAATTCATAAACAGCCTTAAGCTGACCAGCCATCTTGCAAATGTCGGCGATGCAAAGACACTTGCGATACATCCTGCGACCACTACTCACCAGCAGCTTTCGGAACAGGAGCAATTGCTGTCCGGTGTCACGCCCGATCTGGTCCGCGTGTCCGTCGGGATAGAACACATTGATGACATCGTCTTTGATTTCGACGAAGCTCTTGATGCCGTCAAGCAAGCTATCCACGCGTAG
- the metX gene encoding homoserine O-acetyltransferase, which produces MIETLSRTIVKTQKVRLYTEAEPFRFEVGAKLGPIDVAFETYGELNNEGTNCILVCHALTGSAHAAFLNSENDKVPGWWEGIIGPGKALDTTRYFVVCSNFLVGCYGTTGPSTINPRTLKEYGTTFPLTTIRDMVRVQKKLLEWLGIEKVQLIIGGSMGGMQAIEWAVMYPDFVERVAPIATGASHTAWGIGLNEVARQAIFTDPAYRGGDYYAYGQPSRGLALARMIAMLSYRSPESFTMRFQRDRVGEEGGKGFFDLKNIFQVESYLHYQGVKLVERFDANTYVYITHAMDFHDVAHDRGKLRDVLGSIRSKVLCIGISSDVLYPAVEQRGLSELIPGARYAEIQSIHGHDAFLIEFEKMNQIVENFLKD; this is translated from the coding sequence ATGATAGAGACTCTGTCGAGAACAATCGTAAAAACTCAGAAGGTTCGGCTTTATACTGAAGCCGAACCTTTCCGTTTTGAAGTCGGCGCAAAACTCGGTCCGATCGATGTCGCCTTTGAAACTTACGGGGAGCTGAACAACGAAGGGACCAACTGCATCCTCGTGTGTCATGCATTGACGGGAAGCGCTCACGCGGCATTTCTTAATTCCGAGAATGACAAGGTGCCCGGATGGTGGGAAGGAATAATCGGGCCGGGGAAAGCTCTGGATACGACAAGATATTTTGTCGTGTGCTCGAATTTCCTTGTCGGGTGTTATGGTACAACTGGGCCTTCGACGATCAATCCACGGACTTTGAAAGAATACGGGACGACCTTTCCCTTGACGACGATACGCGATATGGTCCGCGTACAGAAAAAACTTTTGGAATGGCTTGGCATCGAAAAGGTCCAGCTGATCATCGGCGGGTCGATGGGCGGAATGCAGGCTATCGAATGGGCGGTCATGTATCCTGATTTTGTGGAGCGCGTGGCTCCGATTGCGACTGGCGCGAGCCACACCGCATGGGGAATCGGACTAAATGAAGTGGCGCGTCAGGCAATATTCACGGACCCGGCATACCGCGGCGGCGATTATTACGCTTATGGTCAGCCTTCGCGCGGACTCGCACTCGCGCGCATGATAGCAATGCTCAGCTATCGGAGTCCCGAGTCTTTTACGATGCGATTCCAGCGCGACAGGGTAGGCGAAGAAGGCGGGAAAGGCTTTTTCGATCTGAAAAATATTTTCCAGGTCGAGAGCTATCTCCATTATCAGGGCGTCAAACTGGTCGAACGGTTCGATGCAAATACTTATGTATACATAACTCACGCGATGGATTTCCACGATGTCGCTCATGACAGAGGGAAATTACGTGATGTGCTTGGATCGATAAGATCAAAGGTGCTTTGCATTGGAATTAGTTCCGACGTGCTTTATCCCGCCGTGGAACAACGCGGCCTGTCGGAATTGATTCCCGGCGCCAGGTATGCGGAGATTCAGTCCATCCACGGACACGACGCTTTTCTTATCGAGTTTGAAAAAATGAATCAAATTGTGGAAAATTTTTTGAAAGATTGA